TAGGTAGGTGGAAATAGTAGGTGAGTAAATGGAGTTAGCCTTCCAGTCTCCAGCCTCCCTGAGAAGGAAGCTTCCTGGGTATGAGTTGCTGCTTTAGGGGTAAAGGCAGTAGCAGGAAGAACTGTTAGGACCTAGAAGTTTAGGGTCAAATTGGGCTGATGCTAGGGGTGATAGGAAAGACAGGTCTGATCCTAGTAGTATTGTTGCTAACTTCCTACCTTTTGGTACCCAAGGGTACCGGGACCTAAAAGGTCAGAGGGTAGGGGTAAGGTGAGAGCTAGAAGAAGAAGGAGCTCTCTTGTTCACAAATGAATGGTAAGGAGCCAGGCCTGCTGTGGCCTGTTTTAGGCTGTATGCAGAGGGCCTGTCTAAATCTCTATTGCTGTGCGCAGGATGAGGGAGGTGTGGATTCAGATTTGCCAGCTTCTCTGGGCCAGGGTGGGGACATCCTGGAAGCTGGTCCTTGAGGGACCCTTCGTCTCACTTACCCAGGAGTTGGCAGTGACCTGACTCACCTCTTTACCTGTGTGTGCCTGGGTTGGTCTTAACACCTCCACTCAGGATGTCTGGCCAGCTAACACACTGTGGTGTCTGTTCTCTAACTCTGCCCTTTCCTACTCCTCATGCAGCGGGGACTGAAGCCTAAGAAGGTGGTGTGTTTACTATTTGTGCCTGGGTGGGTGAGGGCTATGAGCCCCTCCCCAGCTGTCCTGCATGTCCTTGGGCTGCTGCATGCAtgtttgtgtgaccttggggctGGGATGGCCAGAGGAAATGGTGGCCTTGGCTTTCAGGGTTCCTTTGAGGGATGCAGGGACATCAGGCTCAGTGTCCAGGCTCAGGTGGCACTCATTAGAGATTACCCCTACACCTCCTTGTCCCCCTCCCTGCTACCTTAGGATTCGGAGTCACAGACTCCAAACCCTTGACTATAAATGTAAAGCAGCAGCATGGAGTTGGGCACTTGCTGAGTTATATTGAGTTTTCAGTCTGAGTTTTGAGGGCGGTGGGAGGAAACACTGGGAGGTTGAGAGTGGAGAAAATGCCAAATGAGAAGAttgggtgggaggcaggaggccagggagCGGAGCATGGGAACAACAGTCCTGAGTTGGAAAGCCTGAGAATCTGTGTGCCTGACTCTGGGCGGGCGCTGCCATGGATACCCACTCTCACTCTGCTCCATCAGTCTTTCCAcctgcctcttcctgcctctggtGTTGTGCTCGAGGCCCACCTCCCACCCTTTGCAGCCTTCCATCAGCCATCATGGAGTGGGGCTCAACTGTGCCACCCCCAGACTCTTAAACTCTTAAGTCACTGCCATGACCACTTCCTCACACCAGCCCCTGCCTTGGGCCTGTGCCCAAGCTATCTCTGACCTGCATGTGAGTGTCTGACCTGTATGTACTGTGCCGTCTGTGTGGTTCTGTGATTTCCTTGTGGCTGGTTGTCTCAGGCCCTTCTGACCTGCATGGAAAGCTACTGGATTGGGGCAGTGGGTGGGCAGAGGAAAACATCTGGTTGTTGGGTCCTCACTTTGGAGTCTTGTCATGGAAGAGACCACATTCTGGTACTTGCTTTGAGGTcctggctggggtgggagtgggaatcaaagaaggaaaacaatgctTGAAGGGATGCTGAACCCATTACAAGGGTATAGAAACTTGGTTTCTTTCCTCGATTATTGTCTCCTGGTTGGGGCACCCATCTTGCCTCAGGCCCCTGAATAGAGAAGAGCATGGACCTGCAGTCTGATCTCCATGGAGGAGTTCCTGCCACAGGCTGACCTGACCTTGAGTTGGGCCTGAGTTACGTCCAAATGCTGGGGTTTTGGCAACTGCCTGGGGAGATGTGGCAAAGCCCCGCCCAGGCGGCCTGGGTTGGGATACAGGGCCTCCTTTGCTCCTGGTGCAAAGTGCCAGTCAAGTAGTCAAATCCCCAGCCAGGTCTTCCTCTCCTAGTGGTTCTCTCACAGCAGCCCAGGGCCCTGAACTCACCCTGTGGGGGAACAGGGAGCTAAAAccagaacaacaaaaaagaaggaactttGACGGGGGCCGGGCAGAAGAGAACCCAGATGTCCCTGCAGGGTGCCCAGTCTCTTCTGGAAGGTCTTTAGAGACAGGCTTTAACCTGCCTGCAACCAGGGGAGGTTTGGGAGAGGAGCCAAACACTGTCATTAGAGCTGCTGCTGAATGTTTCCCAGGGTTTCTTTGTGTGCCCCTCAGAGCGGATGGTGTCACAGGAAGTGtgttctgagtgtgtgtgtgtgtgtgtgtgtgtgtgtgtgtgtgtgtgcgcctgATAGAGACCAGCTGTAAGGGCGTTGTCCCTCTATATAAGAGACAAGTGGAGTTGATGGGGCTGTGGCAGAGGGGATGTATGAGAGGCTGGAGCAGTGTGGCTCCATGGCCCTGCCCAGTCATGCCCTGGACCCAGAGAGTACCATTTCTGGGGTGGCCCCAGCCCAGTTTCTAGGAGCAGACCCTTGGGGATGGTGGGCGAagggatggaagggaagggaggagtcaGACCTGTTctatagaggaagaagcagggcgGGTTCTGCGTAGGACTTTGTCCAGTcatgtggaggaggaggagccagcagAGCCTGGCAGTTGCTAGGTGACCGAGGAGCAGTGGCTCCACCCCCAAGGATCAGAGGAGGGTGGGTGCATGACGTCAGGTGGAGCTGGTGCTGCGGCCACTGAGGCTGCCATCAGCCTTAGCTGGTGAACTGGGCCGGGCGCCTCTCCGGTGCCTGCCGGAGCCTGGCTGTCCCACTGCGCACCTGCAGGGCCTTCTGCGTCTGAGCTGCAGCCATTTGCGGGCGGGAAGCCTGCCGACCGGGAAGCTGAGGCTGCGTTGTTGGGATTTGATGCACTAATCTCCTGTCTCCGCCGCCTTTCCCTCTGTTCggtctctttccctccctcccttcgtCTGTCCATCCTCTGTGTGTTTGTCcatcctcctctgtccctccttctttcctctcctggctttctttgattttctgcaaTGATGAGACAGGCACCGACAGCCCGAAAGGTACTCTTGCTTGCTCTGGTCCTGCTGCCGGGTTGCCAGGGCGATGGTGGCAGcaggctgctggggtgggggtgggggctgattGACTTCATCTGTCTACCtggttgggggaggagggtggagatgaaggtagggggcagggagaggtgtGTGTCACTGTCATGCCCCACACCCTGGGCATTtgctccctgctctgggctctgACTGAGTATATGTTCTGAGCCTTGTACCCAGTGGCCCCACCGTCTTGGGCTTCAGGCAGCTTTTGCTGCAAACTGACTCCGGGAGTTTCCTGTGAGAGGATGGGGGAAAGCAGGTCCCAGTGTCTTCATGCCTCTACTAGGCCTACCTCACCCTTACCCTTTGCTAGGATGCCTCTTGGTTTACTCCCTGCATCACTTCTTCACCACGGTTTGTATTAAGGGGCTTTTCCAGAGTGGGATGGGGGACCCTAGAATAGTTTTTGACCCACAGCTATAGAGGCTCAGCTCAGGGtaggaggggtgggggttggtcTCCTTAGACTCCTAGAAGTAGGGTCCAAcccaaatctgtttttttcaGAGTTGTAAGATACTGGATAGCAGAAACGTAATTTGGAACTTGGGATTAATCATCTATTTGAGTTAGGGCACTAGTTTCTCTGTGCTTCTGCCCACCCCCATGTCCTTTCTTGCAGCTGGGTGGGGTTACTTTGCTGGGTGGGGTTACTTTGCTGAGCTCTGGCCTTCTGGTTAATGCAGTATTCATGGTCCTGACACCTGAGCCCTCTGCCCTAGGGATGAGAACTGCTGCAGGATCTGGTTCTGGGGAAGGGGGTAGGGTAGGGAGGATGGCAGTACTGTTTTGCTTGGGGGGCCCGATCCCCTCTGCTGGGGTCATATCACTCACTTCTGGGCTTCTAGCATCATTCTGGTCACATGGTATTTCTTGGGGGTCTTGTGTGGAGTCTGGCACTTGAAGGAGGGGGCTGACCTGGGGAAGTCCTTGGGAGTGGTGGGTGGGCGGAGCCTTTGGCTCTGGGCTGGAGCGCTAGAGGGACCTGTCTCTGGGGACCTCCACCAGCTGCTGCCTTTGGTCTCCTGTGGTTCAACCTAGGAGATGGGGATTTCTGGGATTTCCAGGGTGTTTGAAGAGGGGAGGTCTGCAAGGGTTGGGCATAAATCGGACAAGGAACCGATGGGAAATAGGAGTTCTGAGCTCCTGGAGTAGAAACAAGGTGATTCATGGGAGGGaaaggggatggggtgggaatgggattgggggggggggcagctgacTGTAGCCCCATTCCTGGTACTTCTTCTGCTCTCATTGCTGTCCCTTCTGCTGTCTGTCTTTCTGCCATTATCCTTTCTTTCCTGACTACTTCTCCTCTGGCTCCTGTTGCCTGTCCAGACCACAACTCGGCGGCccaaggtgagaaaaaaaaaaaaaaggcctttgtACAAGCCACTGCTGTGTGTAGACACACATTTCAGGCATGTGCATGCGTGTGGGCATGTGTATGAGTAAGTTAAAGTTGGTCACAGTGCATCCTGGGTTCTCTTTTTCAGAGGAGTGAGGGGACTGAGGGTAGTGACAGGCCTGGGAAAATGACTTCTGGCCCTTAGGAGGTTGTCTGGGCCAGTAGCCTGAGTGCAGAAGAGAAATGAGAGTGGTTATGGTTAATCAGGGCTGGCTTTCTTGAAGAAGGGCATTTTGACTAGTTTTTTGATGTGAGAGTGGGGGTGGAAGTTGGAAGAAAGGTGAAGAAGAACTTGGCAGTGTCAATGTCAGGGCATACGGACTTGGGGGTATCTGTGGGTAGCATGTGATATCTGAGTGTCAGCCCATGAGGAGAGCTTCAGGGCTTGGTACTACTCCAAGCTCTGGGGCTTCAGGAGCTCCTGTGCTCCAGCCCCATGGGGGCCTGGGTAAATGTTGCCTGGTTAGAGACCCTTTGTCTTGGGGGAGGGAGATGACAGAAGGTTGGTTGTGCTGACCATGTTTCAAGGAGGAGCCTAGGAATACAACTTTTACTCTATCTCCTTGACCTGAAGGGTCCCTTAAAGCAGACCAAGGGAGGGAGAATCAGTTCAACTCCCAAGGAGTGCGATACAGCGCTTGGCACCCACACTTGTAGCCCAGCCTTCCCTGGGAACATGAAAGTTAGAGAACAAACTCCAGTTTGTTCTTTTGCTTTGGGAATGACACTGAGGCACTTTTTCCTCCTGGGGGAGGAGGGTACAGGCCCAGAACAATGATAGGACTGGGAATATCAAGAAATTGCTAGAATGATCACAACTGGGTCACCAAGAGGAGGTCTGGGGAGTAAGAGATTCTGCTCTGGGGGGATAGTGCCAGAGCTGGGAGGAATGTGGGGTCAATGCCAAGGGAGAAGCATTATAATCTTATGTCTCCTTCTatcacttcctccctctcttctctacccgcctcctgcctcccctctcctttgTCACTATCTGTGATtgtgtcattttctctctcccctttactCTGCTTTTTTGTTCTCACTGTACTTTGATAACTTTCTCACTgcccttttccttctctgtctccttcccttggCCTATTCTCATATTCTTTCTCAACATCCCTATTCTTTTTCTGGCCTGCTTATCCTCGGAATAGCCCACCCGCCCAGCCagtactggggtgcctggggccAGTAGCTCCTTGGGCCCCTCTGGCTCAGCATCAGCAGGTGAGCTGAGCAGCAGTGAGCCCAGCACCCCGGCTCAGACTCCACTGGCAGCACCTATCATCCCCACACCAGCTCTCACCTCTCCTGGAGCAGCACCCCCACTGCCTTCTCCCTCCAAGGTAAGGACTAGGGTTGGAGTGAAGGAGATCCAAGAGGGGTGGCAGAGGGTAGGTGGCAGAGCTGTGACCCCAGGCAGGATCTTAAAAATTTTCCAGGGTTGGAGGAGACTCAGAACTTGGATCCAAAGGGTGGGGAATAGCATATGGTTCTGCCTTTTACTGAGCTACCCTTTTCTGCCCTTCTACCACATTTTCCCCTTATGTACTGGTCCTTTCTCAGATGTTTGTATGCCTCTTGCTTTTGACCCTGGGGCTGGAATGATGTTTGCATACATTCCTGTCCGTGCACTCAGGCTCAGccttggtggggaggaggggggaggctgtGTACCTATCCAGGGGTCTGTCCtttgcaggaggaggaggggctgagagcCCAGGTGCGGGACCTAGAGGAGAAACTGGAGACCCTGCGCTTGAAACGGGCAGAAGACAAGGCGAAGCTAAAAGAGCTGGAGAAACATAAGATCCAGCTGGAGCAGGTGCAGGAATGGAAGAGCAAAATGCAAGAACAGCAGGCGGACCTGCAGCGGCGCCTCAAAGAGGCGCGGAAGGTGGGActtggggtggagaggggagctTGGGACCCAAGTCAGCACACCAGACACCAGAGGCTGGGGCTTGGGACATTCTGTGAGAAGGAGTGTATGAGGCACCTCTCtgcttgcactcccaccaaccTCCACCCCTCTTCAGGAAGCCAAGGAGGCACTAGAGGCAAAAGAACGCTACATGGAGGAGATGGCTGACACTGCTGATGCCATCGAGATGGCCACTCTGGACAAGGAGATGGCTGAAGAGCGGGCTGAGTCCCTGCAGCAGGAGGTGGAGGCGTTGAAGGAACGTGTGGATGAGCTCACCACTGACTTAGAGATCCTCAAGGCTGAGATTGAGGAGAAGGGTAAGGGGCCAGGAGCTGCTGGGGGCCACATGGTGGGATTGGAACCATGTCTGAGTGTTTATGGTCTTCCCCAGGCTCAGACGGGGCAGCATCCAGTTACCAGCTCAAGCAGCTTGAGGAACAGAATGCTCGCCTGAAGGATGCCCTGGTGAGGTAGGGTCCCCTCCCTGCTTGGCTCTGAGGCTCACTCTCCTGTGTCTAGATGTATTAAAGCACCCATCGCCAGTGACTTGGacacttcctctcttctcccccaggATGCGGGATCTATCTTCCTCAGAGAAGCAGGAGCATGTGAAACTCCAGAAACTTATGGAAAAGAAGAACCAAGAGCTGGAGGTTGTGAGGCAGCAGCGGGAGCGTCTGCAGGAGGAGCTGAGCCAGGCAGAGAGCACCATCGATGAGCTCAAGGAGCAGGTCTGGGGAGTGTAGCCCTGGCTCAGAGGACCTCTCTTCCAAGGTTGATGTCTTCTCTTTCTAGGTACCTTTGAGTAgcccttcttcttccctccctgtaACACAGGTGGATGCTGCTCTGGGTGCTGAGGAGATGGTAGAGATGCTAACAGACCGGAACCTGAATCTAGAAGAGAAAGTGCGAGAGTTGAGAGAGACCGTGGGGGACTTGGTAAGAGAATAGACCCCTGACTTCCCACCCTGATGGAGGGTATTTGGAAGCCACTTGCTGAAAGAGGGACCGACATGAACCCTAACCCTTGAGCAGGGTGTGTGATGAATGGCCCCACCTGACCTGCTACCTTGACTGCCTTTCCTTTGCCCCTACTGCCTTGTGGCCTCCCAGGAAGCGATGAATGAGATGAATGATGAGCTGCAGGAGAATGCACGCGAGACAGAACTGGAGCTGCGGGAGCAGCTGGACATGGCAGGCGCACGGGTCCGGGAGGCCCAGAAGCGTGTGGAGGCGGCCCAGGAGACAGTCGCAGATTATCAGCAAACTATTAAGAAGTACCGCCAGCTGACCGCCCACCTTCAGGTACCATTGTGCCCCCTGCTGTCCAGTCATGATAACTGAGGGCTCCCTCATGACCCAGCTGTGCCTCATTGTTTGTCTTTGCTCACAGGATGTGAATCGGGAACTGACAAACCAGCAAGAAGCGTCTGTGGAGAGGCAGCAGCAGCCACCCCCAGAGACTTTTGACTTCAAAATCAAGTTTGCTGAGACTAAAGCTCATGCCAAGGTCAGAAAAGTGGATAGGCCAGAGAGTGGGGAGTGTTGGGGCACCCAGCCTGGGTGTGGCTGTAGGCTGATCTGGCATGGGGTTCTGGACTTCAGGTTGCTGGAGGAGGGGATGCTTTGCATGGTGGTCTGGAAGACTCCTGGCCTAGGCTTATCCCAGAAGCAAGGGACCTGGTAGAACAAGGCATGATAGTTCTGAGGTGCTCTCCCGCCTGGCTGAGAGCCCACCTACGTGTCCATCTCACAGGCAATTGAGATGGAATTGAGGCAGATGGAGGTGGCCCAGGCCAACCGGCACATGTCCCTGCTGACAGCCTTCATGCCCGATAGCTTCCTTCGGCCAGGTGGGGACCATGACTGCGTTCTGGTGCTGCTGCTCATGCCTCGTCTTATTTGCAAGGTATGGCCATCAATCTAATCACATGTTCAACAGGAATCTGTTGAACTTGCTGTGTACCAGGCCTGGAGGATGCTGCGTGAGAACAGTCAGCATCCTTGCTCGCAAAGTTTATGATGCAGTGGAGGAATATAGTCAACAGAGTTGGAGATGGATGTGTATTACAGATGGTGGGTTGTGAAGGGGAGGTGGCTTCTCAGAGACAGCACTATGGAGGTTCTGATTTAGATGGAAGAGTAGCACTGAAGGAATAACATTTGAACTGAGACCTAGAAGATGATTAGGAGCTAGTGGGGGATAACTGGCAGGATAGAATTCAGGTAAAAGAGTAGGAGGAGCAGTAGCTTTAAGGCAGGAAAGAGCTTGCTCCACTGGTTTACTACCCTTTTATCTCCACATCCTAAATCCTCACAACTGCCAGTAATCACATCATTATCCTTTCCCTAGGTGATACTCTGTGCCCATCTAAGCTGTTGCTGCTTTCCTCCTCCATGTGTGTCCATGtgccactcccccctccccactgccactgccacGTAGTTGCTCAGTTTTGTGCTCTGTGTTCCCGAGTCTGTGTTCTCCATCCTCTGCTCTGAGCCCCAGAGGGGTGCTGGTGCTTCTTCCCACAGGCAGAGCTGATCCGGAAGCAGGCCCAGGAGAAGTTTGAACTAAGTGAAAACTGTTCAGAGCGGCCCGGGCTCCGAGGAGCTGCAGGGGAGCAGCTCAGCTTTGCTGCTGGGCTGGTGTACTCACTGAGTCTGTTGCAGGCCACACTCCACCGCTATGAGCAGTAAGTGATCCCTTGGCCCCATGCTCTAGGGCCACAGGGCCAAGAGTGGACAGATTGAGATTGCCTGGCAGGCCTTGGCCTCAGAGGACCCTTCTCTGGTCTCTAGTGCCCTGTCTCAGTGCAACGTGGACGTGTATAAGAAGGTCGGCAGCCTCTACCCTGAGATGAGTGCCCATGAGCGCTCCTTGGATTTCCTCATTGAGCTGCTACATAAGGATCAGCTGGACGAGACTGTCAATGTAGAGCCTCTCACCAAGGCCATCAAGTACTACCAGGTCTGGGACGAGAATTCAGGCTTGCAGCAGGGAGGGAAGGTTTCTCCTGCTGGGGCTGTTGCCAGAGTGGCCGAGGTTATATGTCCTAGGTTGGCTGCTTAAGGTGTGGCTCGCTCCTAAAGGAACTTGCATGAGGATGCAGCTCCTTGGGGTCTCAGATTCTCCTTAAACTTCTGGAATCCTATGATGACTGGGGCTTAAAATGCAGTTTGGGAAGAATCCTCCATCTTTCCAAGGCCTAAAGGCTGTCTCTTTGTCATTTCTCCTCAGCATCTGTATAGTATCCATCTTGCCGAACAGCCCGAAGACAGTACCATGCAGCTGGCTGACCACATTAAGGTGAGCTGTCTGGGCCAGTGGTTGAGCCTCCTGGAGAGATCAGAAATGGAGGACATCAGATCAAGAGATCTGGCCCTCATGGGGTCACATAAGACTGGAACGGGGTCAGACCAAGGAAGCCAGTCGGCAGAAGGTGGGGACTTATTAGAAATGGTGATGGGGCAGAAGGGCTCCCGCTGGGGGCTCAAAACTACGCGCATTTGTGCTTACAGTTTACTCAGAGTGCCCTGGACTGCATGAGCGTGGAGGTGGGGCGGCTGCGTGCCTTCTTGCAGGTGAGAGCACAGCCAGATCTCTTTTACCTCCTTTTCCGCATTAGTCCCCAGCTCCTCATTTCTGGCCCCAATGCTGTATTGTTCCCTGTTTCCTGTTACATGAGTAGGGTGGCCAGGAGGCTTCAGATATTGCCCTCCTGCTCCGGGACTTGGAAACATCGTGCAGTGACATCCGCCAGTTCTGCAAGAAGATCCGAAGGCGAATGCCAGGGACAGATGCTCCTGGAATCCCAGCTGCACTAGCCTTTGGACCACAGGTTTAGGGCagcaaagggggaaggagaggaagctgAGTAGAACCAGGAGGGGCCTAGAGTGTTGAGATCTGGATCTGGTCAGGGAACAAGAATAGTTTTAAGGTAACTGGGAGCTGTAGCCTTGGACGCAGGGTGGGCTCCTGACTCTGGGCTGTCGCATAGGTGTCGGACACACTCCTCGACTGCAGGAAACACCTGACGTGGGTGGTGGCCGTGCTGCAGGAGGTGGCAGCTGCTGCTGCCCAGCTCATTGCCCCGCTGGCAGAGAATGAGGGACTGCCTGTGGCTGCCCTAGAGGAGTTGGCTTTCAAAGCAAGCGAGCAGGTGGGCCTGGACGGCTGGGCAGAGGTGGCAGTGGAGTTACGTGGCCAATGTGGGATTTTCACTGCTGCCCTTGTTCCTGCAGATCTATGGGACCCCCTCCAGCAGCCCCTATGAGTGTCTGCGCCAGTCAAGCAACATCCTCATTAGTACCATGAACAAATTGGCCACAGCCATGCAGGAGGGAGAGTATGATGCAGAGCGGCCCCCCAGCAAGGTAGGTAGGGAGGTCTTTGGAGGGGCTTGGGGATCCCAGAAGAGCAGGACTTACAGAGCTGTTGCTGGGaagggctgggaggtgggagaagggaaTCTGGAGAGCACCATCCTGCTTGGAAGGCAAGGCTTTCCCTATGCCTAGCTTTCTCTGGAAGGAACACATTGGTgacctcctctccccacccctgctttctaCTCCCACCTGACCCCCTAGCCTCCCCCAGTTGAGCTGAGGGCTGCAGCCCTTCGTGCAGAGATCACCGATGCTGAAGGCCTGGGCTTGAAGCTTGAAGATCGAGAGACAGTTATCAAAGAATTGAAGAAGTCACTGAAAATCAAGGTGAGGCTGTAGGGTAGGCTCaggatctggggtggggggaataggCAGTACTGCTGACGTACAGGACAGCGTCGAGTGTTGGGGATCTCCTGGGACTGAGACTGGTCGGGGGTTGAGGAGAAATGTGGCACCTGTGATCAGTGAGGGGAGCACTCATGGGCCTGTGGGAGCTTTCTAGCATCTGAGCTGTCCTGTGTCCCTGGGGCCCTTGAGAGGATATGAGGGAACTAGACACTCTCTGTCCTTGTCCAGGGGGAGGAGCTGAGTGAGGCCAATGTGCGACTAAGCCTCCTGGAGAAAAAGCTGGACAGTGCTGCCAAGGATGCAGA
This genomic stretch from Canis lupus dingo isolate Sandy chromosome 17, ASM325472v2, whole genome shotgun sequence harbors:
- the DCTN1 gene encoding dynactin subunit 1 isoform X12, whose protein sequence is MSSETSARPLRVGSRVEVIGKGHRGTVAYVGATLFATGKWVGVILDEAKGKNDGTVQGRKYFTCDEGHGIFVRQSQIQVFEDGADTTSPETPDSSASKVLKREGTDSTAKTSKLPTRPASTGVPGASSSLGPSGSASAGELSSSEPSTPAQTPLAAPIIPTPALTSPGAAPPLPSPSKEEEGLRAQVRDLEEKLETLRLKRAEDKAKLKELEKHKIQLEQVQEWKSKMQEQQADLQRRLKEARKEAKEALEAKERYMEEMADTADAIEMATLDKEMAEERAESLQQEVEALKERVDELTTDLEILKAEIEEKGSDGAASSYQLKQLEEQNARLKDALVRMRDLSSSEKQEHVKLQKLMEKKNQELEVVRQQRERLQEELSQAESTIDELKEQVDAALGAEEMVEMLTDRNLNLEEKVRELRETVGDLEAMNEMNDELQENARETELELREQLDMAGARVREAQKRVEAAQETVADYQQTIKKYRQLTAHLQDVNRELTNQQEASVERQQQPPPETFDFKIKFAETKAHAKAIEMELRQMEVAQANRHMSLLTAFMPDSFLRPGGDHDCVLVLLLMPRLICKAELIRKQAQEKFELSENCSERPGLRGAAGEQLSFAAGLVYSLSLLQATLHRYEHALSQCNVDVYKKVGSLYPEMSAHERSLDFLIELLHKDQLDETVNVEPLTKAIKYYQHLYSIHLAEQPEDSTMQLADHIKFTQSALDCMSVEVGRLRAFLQGGQEASDIALLLRDLETSCSDIRQFCKKIRRRMPGTDAPGIPAALAFGPQVSDTLLDCRKHLTWVVAVLQEVAAAAAQLIAPLAENEGLPVAALEELAFKASEQIYGTPSSSPYECLRQSSNILISTMNKLATAMQEGEYDAERPPSKPPPVELRAAALRAEITDAEGLGLKLEDRETVIKELKKSLKIKGEELSEANVRLSLLEKKLDSAAKDADERIEKVQTRLEETQALLRKKEKEFEETMDALQADIDQLEAEKAELKQRLNSQSKRTIEGLRGPPPSGIATLVSGIAGGGAPGQAPGSVPGPGLVKDSPLLLQQISAMRLHISQLQHENSILKGAQMKASLAALPPLHVAKLSPSPHEGPDSELAAGALYRKTSQLLETLNQLSTHTHVVDITRTSPAAKSPSAQLLEQVAQLKSLSDTIEKLKDEVLKETVSQRPGATVPTDFATFPSSAFLRAKEEQQDDTVYMGKVTFSCAAGLGQRHRLVLTQEQLHQLHGRLIS
- the DCTN1 gene encoding dynactin subunit 1 isoform X8, whose protein sequence is MAQSKRHMYSRTPSGSRMSSETSARPLRVGSRVEVIGKGHRGTVAYVGATLFATGKWVGVILDEAKGKNDGTVQGRKYFTCDEGHGIFVRQSQIQVFEDGADTTSPETPDSSASKVLKREGTDSTAKTSKLPTRPASTGVPGASSSLGPSGSASAGELSSSEPSTPAQTPLAAPIIPTPALTSPGAAPPLPSPSKEEEGLRAQVRDLEEKLETLRLKRAEDKAKLKELEKHKIQLEQVQEWKSKMQEQQADLQRRLKEARKEAKEALEAKERYMEEMADTADAIEMATLDKEMAEERAESLQQEVEALKERVDELTTDLEILKAEIEEKGSDGAASSYQLKQLEEQNARLKDALVRMRDLSSSEKQEHVKLQKLMEKKNQELEVVRQQRERLQEELSQAESTIDELKEQVDAALGAEEMVEMLTDRNLNLEEKVRELRETVGDLEAMNEMNDELQENARETELELREQLDMAGARVREAQKRVEAAQETVADYQQTIKKYRQLTAHLQDVNRELTNQQEASVERQQQPPPETFDFKIKFAETKAHAKAIEMELRQMEVAQANRHMSLLTAFMPDSFLRPGGDHDCVLVLLLMPRLICKAELIRKQAQEKFELSENCSERPGLRGAAGEQLSFAAGLVYSLSLLQATLHRYEHALSQCNVDVYKKVGSLYPEMSAHERSLDFLIELLHKDQLDETVNVEPLTKAIKYYQHLYSIHLAEQPEDSTMQLADHIKFTQSALDCMSVEVGRLRAFLQGGQEASDIALLLRDLETSCSDIRQFCKKIRRRMPGTDAPGIPAALAFGPQVSDTLLDCRKHLTWVVAVLQEVAAAAAQLIAPLAENEGLPVAALEELAFKASEQIYGTPSSSPYECLRQSSNILISTMNKLATAMQEGEYDAERPPSKPPPVELRAAALRAEITDAEGLGLKLEDRETVIKELKKSLKIKGEELSEANVRLSLLEKKLDSAAKDADERIEKVQTRLEETQALLRKKEKEFEETMDALQADIDQLEAEKAELKQRLNSQSKRTIEGLRGPPPSGIATLVSGIAGGGAPGQAPGSVPGPGLVKDSPLLLQQISAMRLHISQLQHENSILKGAQMKASLAALPPLHVAKLSPSPHEGPDSELAAGALYRKTSQLLETLNQLSTHTHVVDITRTSPAAKSPSAQLLEQVAQLKSLSDTIEKLKDEVLKETVSQRPGATVPTDFATFPSSAFLRAKEEQQDDTVYMGKVTFSCAAGLGQRHRLVLTQEQLHQLHGRLIS
- the DCTN1 gene encoding dynactin subunit 1 isoform X7; the encoded protein is MAQSKRHMYSRTPSGSRMSSETSARPLRVGSRVEVIGKGHRGTVAYVGATLFATGKWVGVILDEAKGKNDGTVQGRKYFTCDEGHGIFVRQSQIQVFEDGADTTSPETPDSSASKVLKREGTDSTAKTSKLPTRPASTGVPGASSSLGPSGSASAGELSSSEPSTPAQTPLAAPIIPTPALTSPGAAPPLPSPSKEEEGLRAQVRDLEEKLETLRLKRAEDKAKLKELEKHKIQLEQVQEWKSKMQEQQADLQRRLKEARKEAKEALEAKERYMEEMADTADAIEMATLDKEMAEERAESLQQEVEALKERVDELTTDLEILKAEIEEKGSDGAASSYQLKQLEEQNARLKDALVRMRDLSSSEKQEHVKLQKLMEKKNQELEVVRQQRERLQEELSQAESTIDELKEQVDAALGAEEMVEMLTDRNLNLEEKVRELRETVGDLEAMNEMNDELQENARETELELREQLDMAGARVREAQKRVEAAQETVADYQQTIKKYRQLTAHLQDVNRELTNQQEASVERQQQPPPETFDFKIKFAETKAHAKAIEMELRQMEVAQANRHMSLLTAFMPDSFLRPGGDHDCVLVLLLMPRLICKAELIRKQAQEKFELSENCSERPGLRGAAGEQLSFAAGLVYSLSLLQATLHRYEHALSQCNVDVYKKVGSLYPEMSAHERSLDFLIELLHKDQLDETVNVEPLTKAIKYYQHLYSIHLAEQPEDSTMQLADHIKFTQSALDCMSVEVGRLRAFLQGGQEASDIALLLRDLETSCSDIRQFCKKIRRRMPGTDAPGIPAALAFGPQVSDTLLDCRKHLTWVVAVLQEVAAAAAQLIAPLAENEGLPVAALEELAFKASEQIYGTPSSSPYECLRQSSNILISTMNKLATAMQEGEYDAERPPSKPPPVELRAAALRAEITDAEGLGLKLEDRETVIKELKKSLKIKGEELSEANVRLSLLEKKLDSAAKDADERIEKVQTRLEETQALLRKKEKEFEETMDALQADIDQLEAEKAELKQRLNSQSKRTIEGLRGPPPSGIATLVSGIAGEEQQRGGAPGQAPGSVPGPGLVKDSPLLLQQISAMRLHISQLQHENSILKGAQMKASLAALPPLHVAKLSPSPHEGPDSELAAGALYRKTSQLLETLNQLSTHTHVVDITRTSPAAKSPSAQLLEQVAQLKSLSDTIEKLKDEVLKETVSQRPGATVPTDFATFPSSAFLRAKEEQQDDTVYMGKVTFSCAAGLGQRHRLVLTQEQLHQLHGRLIS